Part of the Lotus japonicus ecotype B-129 chromosome 6, LjGifu_v1.2 genome, GTGTTAGTGTTACCTGTATCGTAGCCGAAGAGGAGTCCACCTATGCCAGCAGCTGCAGTGACTCCGAGAATGTAGGGATTCTTGAAGTAGGACATTTTCCTCTCCGGATACAATTCCAAGTAATCGGAGCTCCCAGGCGTCGTCATCGTGTTTGTATGCACCATCTTCGAAGACCAAGACCGTCTCGTGGGAGTTGGTTgcagaaagagaagagagatgacGGAGACACTATTTCAACGTTTTGTTTCAGATCAAAAtgcaaaaataaattataattaggGGACACTTTTGTCTAAATTAAGTTAATGACGACGTGTTCGCCATCAAGTAATGTCATCAGATTTACAATCATAGTATATATTCAGTTCAGTGTTCGTTAATGTCGACCAACATGTTACATGTATGTGTGCTAAATGCCAAACTCAGCTCTCATTATAATAATCGAATGTTTTTCTGTCCTAATAAACAAGAACAAATATGCACcacaaaaaataagaaatagacAAGCTGGCAGGGTTATATGATACAATAATGCCTTTGTATATTGTTGTAATCAATTAAACATATATTGGCTTGTATAAATGAAGAAAATACAAATTGTGTAATTTTCGACTATAACCCCATGTTTGCAAGAATTACATATATTGGCTTGAGTATGTAACTTGAGTCGCACACGACAACTGAGAGCACTCGAGGAAATCTATGCGGGATAACCATAATCAACCTATCAAATCATTGAACATATTTACATGGGAAGAGTCTAGAACCTTGAACATGGTAGAAGGACATAGATAAGCACTAGCCAAAGGAATCCATCAGGCTTAATGATCCAACGATAACTTGCACCTTGCGTTGTGCTCATCAAGGAGCGTTATCGTTATACAACGATGATTGACAATTGACATCACTCTAAAAATAATGCTTGACACTATTCATCGAGTATGCTCAATTTACCATAATGTTACTCATCCAACACTACATTTGACCTGAACATTGAAGTGCCCTTGCAGGTACCCCAACTTGGTGATTGAGGACCACCAACTCGACAACAAAAGAGCCATTAGCTTAACGATGGACGACAAAGACCCCTCCCTCGGCTTCACAATAAAAGACGACGAAGACCACCAATTTGACGACAGAGGACGATTGACAAACCAACCAACTCTAGGCGAAGATGTCGCTAAAACCACTATTCCTTTTTGGAAGTCCATTTCATTCCATACTCTTTAAGCCCAATTCCCAAAAATGAATAAGATTGATCCAATAGCCAAACTAGGCCCATCCTCCCCCAGCTGTTGTTTCTGCGAAAAGCCCTTCTTCCCAGTTCGCTCTCACTTCACTCCATCAACGACATGGCTACCATCACCAAACGATTCTTCAGTCTACGCTCTGCGTAttcatcttctctcttcaccaccaccaccaccgcatcCTCCCTCCTCCTCCACACTCCCACGCGCCGATACTCCACCCCACCCCGCACCAGAACCCCACTCGAGAAACAGTTCGAGACATGGGTCAACCACCTCAAACCCGGTTTCACCCCTTCCGACGTCGACCGCGCCCTCACCTCCGTCTCCGACCCCGATCTCGCCCTCGACATTTTCCGATGGACCGCCCAGCAACGCTCCTACAATCACACCGACCTCACCTACCTCACCATCATCAAACACCTCATCGCCGGCCGCCGCTACCAGCAAGCTGAAACCCTCGTCGAGGAGGTCATCGCCGGCGCCTGCGACGGCTCCATACCCCTCTACAACTCCATCATTCGCTTCTGCTGTGGTCGCAAGTTCCTCTTCAGTCGCGCCTTTGATGTCTACAACAAAATGCTCAGGTCTGAGGATTGCAAACCTGACCTTGAAACTTACACTTTGCTTTACAATTCGCTGCTTAGAAGGTTCAATAAGTTGCATGTTTGCTATGTTTATTTGCACGCGGTTCGGTCTTTGACGAAGCAGATGAAGGCTGTTGGTGTTATACCTGATACATTTGTGTTGAACATGATCATTAAGGCTTATTCTAAGTGTTTAGAGGTGGATGAGGCGATTAGAGTTTTTCGCGAAATGGGGTTGTATGGGTGTGAGCCTAATGCTTATAGTTATAGTTATATTGCTAGAGGTTTGTGTGAGAAAGGGAGGGTGAATCAAGGGTTGGGGTTTTATAAGGAAATGAAGGAGAAGTGTTTGCGGCCGAGTACTAGTACTTATGTGATTATAGTTTGTAGTCTCGCTATGGATCGAAGGTTTGAGGATGCCATTGAGGTTTTGTTTGATATGTTGGGGAATTCTAGGTCCCCTGATCATCTCACCTACAAGACTGTTTTAGAAGGGTTGTGTCGGGAACGAAGAGCTGATGAAGCCTTTGACCTGCTTGATGAATGCAAGAAGAGGGATATTTCTATGAGCGAAAAGATGTACAAGACTTTGTTGGATGATTTGCATTATGTGTGCCGGGAGTAGATTCTTTGGTTTTGTCGAAGTTGAATTCAGTTGTTCTATTGCTTGGTAGAGACTAGAGCCTGATTTTGGAGAGCCATGAATACTACTATACACATGAGATAAAAGTCAGCTGATTTTTTTCGAAAGAGTGCTGAATGTAGATAAATGGAAACACCTTGCTTAGAGATTTCTCCCAGATTCTTTTGGACTACTTCCTTGCAGAAGTAAAATTTACAGATTGGTGGAGAAGGCACCTGAATATCTGTTAATTGTTGACACACTGCCACTGGTAGTCTGGTACTGGTCTTGATGATATGGTGGCACAAACTCTTTTCAGATGAAATGAGCCACTTGTTATGAAAAATATGAGCGTGTGATATGGACCAGACCATGGTTTTTTAGGGCTACATGATAACCCAGCTGAAGCAAATACTGGTGCACTATAACTTCTACCTATGTCATTGTGATGGAACCTTGCAAAAGCTGATTCTGGATAGTTTGCTGGATGGGCATTTTATGATATCATATAACAGCTAAAGTAACCTTATATTCATCTGGTTCTTATTGATGTCCTTAGTTCATTTGTTTGCTTGATGAATTCTTCTAGAATGGAATTTAGTTGAAACTTTTATAGTTGCTGGTTTTGGATATCTCAACAGACAACATGTATTGCTCGTGGGGGTAGGGGGGGATCACATTGTGTAAGTAACTTGGCATGATCTGTTGTATTTCTGAGTTAAACAGATTTACTCAGTGTACGGTGGTGATCATATTCACCAAtggaattttgtttttctttgcaATGTTTATCTGTTAGCAACTTAGCATTAAGCAATATATATTGTGGGTTCCAATAGTTTATCATATCATGTTTAAAAATTCatttcatttataaaaatatgtttATGTTAATACATAATGTATTTGTAAAGTGGTTCATGCCTACTGTTATATTCATGAATGAGAGGGTTTATCTAGATCCCATCTTGAGATTAGGCAAAGCTAAGCAATTCGAGTCCAAGGTTGAAGAGGTCAATTCAGCTCAGCTTCTTTTGCTGCATTTTTACCCTTTTCTGATACATCTAAATGATGACTTGTGTAAATTACTTCTTTAGGTGTAGTGATTGAGAGAATTATCTTAGAACTTTTCCTCTCAATATTACTCCTTGCCCCTGTTCAGAGAAGGATTCCTTTTCCCCTTGTCCACCGTCGAATTACTCAGCAGTCACTTTGTGTAGATGATGGTGTAGCTCCACAAGGCAACTGTAGTCCTTTATTTCTTTCAAGGACTTCATCATCCAGTTGCAAATACAATGTTGCAAGAAAAATGCCTGCAGCTGCGTGGCTGGAAGGTTTTCAAATTAATCCAATTTTCACATGGCAATTGGTTTGTCTGCAGTCCTAAAAGGACAAGCAGTTCCCGATCCAGCAGAGTTTAATGAATTTATGTTTACACTACATTGTTTTTTGCAATAGAATACAACTTCTTCATGAATGTGATGGTGGACAATCATAGAAAAATTGTGGACTATGTAAATCCATGAAAAGGTGCATATGTATTAGTAATAATACTCGGGAAAAAACACAGACTATCTTTTCATTCTCTCCATAGTCAGATCCTAATTTCCTACTAGTATTACTTCCATGTTccagtttaattttatttacaaTGCAAACAAAGTTTAGGACCACGCTGCTGGCTACTGCACATGGCAGAACAGGGTGGCATCCCTGCTGGAGCAAATACTTGCCTGCAATGATCACATGTCATTGTGGTTGAACCTTGCAAAACTTGCTGGTGGTTATCATATTCTATAATCTGCTGGATGAGCACCCTAAGATATCAATTAAACAACCTAATAATCATCTGGTTGTTTTTTGTTAATGCCCTTAGTCCATTTGTTTGCCCAATGAATTCATCTAGCATGGAGTATTAGCTGAAAGTTTTATAGTTGCTAGCATTTGTCTTTTGTCTATCAGTTGCAAAATTTTATCTTTAACTGAATCCTCCATGGTTTGGAATATCTCAGCTTGTCTTGCTGGCTTAAGTGGAAAAGATGTGTGGTTTTAGCTGTGTTGGAAATCTCTCAAACCACTTGTAGCTTTTGTTAAAACTATGGATTTGGGGATCCCGAATGCAAGTCAAGCATGCACTAAATTGTTGAAGTGATTTGGGAATGAATCAGAATTGGAATTTTGATAGAACCCAGAAAATTAGTAGTAGTTTATTGatagaaccctaattcccaattggggattaggggaaagatacatgaaagagatgccaaacaccctctctaaccctagaaagagaaccacttctctctctaaacccaaTTCCTAACTGAATACCAAGATACCCCTAACTCTCTAATGTCTGTTATTTATAGGCTACATGCCTCAATAACATTCTAACTAACTCACTAagtataactaactaactaacccctaaccttgagttcttatcaatactcccccctgaagattcaccttgtcctcaaggtgaggAACAACAAGCAAACTAAAACAGTGAACAAGTATGCCTACTATACAAAAGTGACAAATTCCAGAACAGCTATTCCAAACTCCCAAGAATGGTAATCACATCTTCCACCCGGGTCCCATAGCCGAAAGCAAAAAGTCCAAAACATGTATGACTTGGGGAAAATCTTCACTGTCCTGCTGAAACTAATGTGGCGTAAGTCCCATTGCTGGAAAAACAAGTAGCAGAAATTCCAGTTGATGCAAAGAGGTTGAAATAGCACTGTAGCAGCATCTTTAAAAGCAAATCCCAACATGAAAGAAATGACAGGTATCTTCCCAAAACTAGCCAACAAATGATGATCGGATGTCTTCTCAAATGACATTAATTCATAAGGTTGCAACTGTATGGGTTGAATACAAATAGCACAATCCTCCCATTCCCTTGCAATTGTGGCTGTAACAAAATACAAGCTACAACAGTGAACAATCCCAAATACAGCTATGCCAAAGATCCAAAAGTGACATTTCCCGTTTCCTCCTGGATCCCAGCGCATGAAGCAAATAATCACAACCATGGATGAATTGGTGATCACCACCAATTGGAATAGCAAGCCATAGAAATCTTCAAAAGAAAACCCCTCCAAACTAATATTTCCCAAATCACCATGATACTCAATGCCTACTACAACCTCTTGATGAATTGGTGAAAGCAAAAGTCCCCCCCGGATCAATTAATAACCCAAAAATATTGTCATGCTTCTTTCCTGTACCATGTTGTAAATGGCCTGTGTTGCATCTCACAATCAAAGCTGAAGTATAATTTTGACACAACAATCCTATCCTCCTCAATGCCCACACTTGTAGTCAACAACATAGTTCAGCAAAACCTTGAAAGTCACCAAAATCTCTTTCCCTCGGCCTT contains:
- the LOC130726063 gene encoding pentatricopeptide repeat-containing protein At3g25210, mitochondrial; the encoded protein is MATITKRFFSLRSAYSSSLFTTTTTASSLLLHTPTRRYSTPPRTRTPLEKQFETWVNHLKPGFTPSDVDRALTSVSDPDLALDIFRWTAQQRSYNHTDLTYLTIIKHLIAGRRYQQAETLVEEVIAGACDGSIPLYNSIIRFCCGRKFLFSRAFDVYNKMLRSEDCKPDLETYTLLYNSLLRRFNKLHVCYVYLHAVRSLTKQMKAVGVIPDTFVLNMIIKAYSKCLEVDEAIRVFREMGLYGCEPNAYSYSYIARGLCEKGRVNQGLGFYKEMKEKCLRPSTSTYVIIVCSLAMDRRFEDAIEVLFDMLGNSRSPDHLTYKTVLEGLCRERRADEAFDLLDECKKRDISMSEKMYKTLLDDLHYVCRE